In Zingiber officinale cultivar Zhangliang chromosome 1A, Zo_v1.1, whole genome shotgun sequence, a genomic segment contains:
- the LOC122038247 gene encoding putative receptor-like protein kinase At3g47110 has translation MELKQVCCFKIFLLLLSCAGLSASQSSTDHLALLSFKSLISDDPTGAMSSWGNASLHSCQWRGVTCTYLNDQERVTALNLSSLQLSGKLSPSLANLTFLENLDISFNALGGTIPRELENLSNLKHLDFSNNKLQGDIPRNLGSLTGLQNLSLYSNLLTGAIPPEIGNLSSLRKLFLSVNQLSSSIPASIGNLSSLSILHLDTNQLTGAVPSSIGNLVNLTILLLHNNSLSGSIPTEIGNLANLITLIMAGNQLTGRIPKSLGLLHKLYVLHLNDNLLEAKNAAEWSFLDALTNCTNLQVLVLENNNLGGALPKSIVNLSKVLHDLRLGGNHIAGSIPAEIGRLVSLSRIIMSSNYLDGVIPTALGSLSKLVEVDLSRNHFDGEIPATVGNIVGLTKLVLASNKLNGSIPNSLGKCRLERLDLSANRLTGAVPKEILLIPSLSVLLNVSHNSLSGPLPPEIGHLNNLQTIDVSYNQLTGGIPPAIAQCKVLQNLYLQMNLFQGSIPLKFSQLKGIQILDISNNNLSGNVPDFLGSFPYLTYLNLSFNNLQGELPRDGTFSNVTSFSVVGNKGLCGGVPELGLAPCSMGKKHPSWKLVVAISIAGGILCIISLISFYAACHKQRRSSSIYSDIKGPYRKVSFAELHRATDGFSPSNLVGNGSFGSVYKGLTDWEDHNAVAVKVFDLKQKGGFRSFTTECEALRSIRHRNLVKIITSCSSLDFKRNDFKALVFEFMPNGSLSKWLHPKADEQGTPQMLSLIQRLNISIEVASALEYLHHHDPTPVVHCDLKPANILLDHDMVAHVGDFGLARFHNATVRTRAETSTSSLILKGSIGYAAPEYGLTNKVSVQGDVYSYGILLLEMFTGKTPTDAAFNENLNLHKYVEMAIAKQAVDVMDPKLFSEWGEETLHLDPSTKEIRMRAVECVSSALRVGIQCSMESPKERMKMEDAVRELHNIRDTFLRYGSISPQK, from the exons ATGGAATTGAAACAAGTGTGCTGTTTCAagatttttcttctcctcttgtCATGTGCAGGCTTATCTGCCTCTCAATCCTCCACCGATCACCTGGCTCTTCTCTCCTTCAAGTCTCTCATCTCCGACGACCCAACCGGCGCCATGTCCTCATGGGGAAACGCCTCCCTCCACTCGTGCCAATGGCGAGGCGTGACATGCACTTACCTCAATGACCAAGAGAGAGTCACAGCTTTGAATTTGAGTTCCCTCCAATTGTCGGGCAAACTCTCGCCATCCCTTGCCAACCTCACTTTCCTTGAAAACCTCGACATCTCTTTCAACGCTCTCGGTGGTACCATTCCACGAGAGCTCGAAAATCTATCCAACCTCAAGCATCTTGATTTCAGCAACAACAAGCTTCAAGGAGACATCCCTCGCAACCTTGGCTCCCTCACAGGGCTCCAAAATCTCTCCTTATATAGCAATCTTCTCACAGGAGCCATTCCTCCTGAGATTGGTAACCTCTCGAgcttgagaaaacttttcttgagCGTCAACCAACTCAGCAGCTCAATTCCTGCTTCAATTGGCAACCTCTCCTCTCTTTCAATACTTCATTTGGACACTAATCAACTCACTGGAGCCGTCCCTTCTTCTATTGGAAATCTTGTCAACCTCACCATACTCTTGCTGCATAACAATAGTCTCTCCGGGTCCATCCCAACTGAGATAGGAAACCTTGCCAATCTGATCACGCTGATAATGGCTGGCAATCAGCTTACTGGCAGAATTCCTAAGAGTTTGGGGTTGCTGCACAAATTATATGTATTGCATCTGAATGATAATTTGCTTGAGGCAAAGAATGCTGCTGAGTGGAGTTTTCTGGATGCCTTGACCAATTGCACCAATCTTCAAGTGCTGGTTTTGGAGAACAATAATTTAGGCGGAGCGTTGCCAAAATCCATAGTTAATTTGTCCAAAGTTCTTCATGATCTGAGGCTCGGTGGTAATCACATAGCCGGAAGCATTCCTGCAGAGATTGGGAGGCTTGTTTCCTTGTCAAGAATTATTATGTCGTCCAACTATCTCGATGGTGTCATTCCCACAGCACTGGGAAGCCTTTCCAAATTGGTAGAAGTAGACTTGAGTCGAAACCACTTTGATGGAGAAATACCTGCAACTGTTGGCAACATAGTTGGACTGACTAAACTTGTTTTGGCTTCCAATAAACTTAACGGATCCATACCAAACAGTCTTGGGAAGTGCCGACTAGAGAGACTGGATCTTTCTGCCAACAGGTTGACTGGAGCAGTGCCCAAAGAGATTCTCTTAATTCCTTCACTCTCCGTACTTCTCAATGTTTCACACAACTCACTATCAGGACCTCTGCCTCCAGAAATTGGGCACTTGAATAATCTCCAAACGATTGACGTCTCTTACAATCAACTTACTGGTGGTATTCCTCCCGCCATTGCTCAATGTAAAGTCCTTCAGAATCTTTACCTGCAAATGAATCTTTTCCAGGGATCCATTCCTTTGAAATTTAGCCAATTGAAAGGGATTCAAATTCTGGACATCTCCAACAACAACTTGTCTGGAAACGTACCGGATTTTCTTGGGAGCTTTCCTTATTTGACTTATCTTAACCTCTCCTTCAACAATTTACAGGGCGAGCTGCCAAGAGATGGAACATTTAGTAACGTTACTTCGTTCTCTGTGGTGGGAAACAAAGGACTTTGTGGTGGTGTTCCAGAGCTTGGTTTGGCACCATGCTCTATGGGGAAGAAACATCCATCTTGGAAGCTCGTTGTAGCTATTTCCATTGCTGGAGGAATCTTGTGTATTATCTCTCTCATTAGCTTCTATGCTGCTTGCCATAAGCAGAGGAGATCTTCTTCTATCTACTCGGATATCAAGGGGCCGTATAGGAAGGTCTCTTTTGCTGAGCTTCATAGAGCAACAGATGGATTCTCACCTTCTAATCTGGTCGGCAATGGGAGCTTTGGGTCTGTTTACAAAGGTTTAACGGATTGGGAAGATCATAATGCAGTGGCAGTGAAGGTGTTTGACCTAAAGCAAAAAGGGGGTTTCAGAAGCTTCACAACGGAATGTGAAGCTTTGAGAAGTATCAGACATCGGAACCTTGTCAAGATTATAACATCATGCTCAAGTTTAGACTTCAAACGGAACGACTTCAAAGCTCTAGTGTTTGAGTTCATGCCTAATGGAAGCCTGAGCAAGTGGCTACATCCTAAAGCAGATGAACAAGGCACACCCCAAATGCTAAGTCTCATCCAGAGATTGAATATATCAATTGAAGTTGCTTCTGCACTGGAGTATCTTCACCACCATGATCCAACTCCTGTTGTCCACTGTGATCTTAAGCCGGCCAATATTCTCCTAGACCACGACATGGTTGCGCACGTTGGAGACTTTGGATTAGCAAGGTTTCATAATGCAACTGTCAGAACAAGGGCTGAGACATCAACAAGTTCACTCATACTAAAAGGAAGTATCGGATATGCTGCTCCAG AGTATGGATTGACCAATAAAGTTTCTGTCCAAGGCGATGTGTACAGTTACGGAATACTTTTGCTCGAGATGTTTACTGGAAAGACACCAACAGATGCAGCCTTcaatgaaaatttaaaccttcatAAATATGTTGAAATGGCAATTGCTAAACAAGCTGTTGATGTCATGGACCCCAAACTATTCTCAGAATGGGGAGAAGAAACGCTTCACCTTGACCCATCAACAAAAGAAATCAGAATGAGAGCGGTAGAGTGTGTTAGTTCAGCACTTAGAGTTGGCATCCAGTGTTCCATGGAGTCGCCGAAAGAGCGAATGAAGATGGAAGATGCAGTAAGAGAGCTCCACAACATTAGGGATACATTTCTAAGGTATGGTTCAATATCTCCCCAAAAGTAG